The Mercenaria mercenaria strain notata chromosome 8, MADL_Memer_1, whole genome shotgun sequence genome has a segment encoding these proteins:
- the LOC123565613 gene encoding probable methyltransferase-like protein 24 — protein MIYYQRFSWIGALLISFLFILYIIFSSVLLQEQSQESLSFTATNNISLQLRRNEKSRILNSKRKPIGKCEVIKGYLPLPDSTAFVDESILNEYFNYVDNEEGVCHKQKVCGSEGESGYAVCEDQKYKPDVPCTVYSFGSRFQFDFEVDVIKNYICEVHTFDPSQPLRKGIKVPPGVHFHLIGIADKDFTNDDGWEMQTLSTIMRKLGHSRKTIDILKIDIEGWEWKVLPDILFSRQFECVKQLAIEVHFGLQINKTTGFKTFSRNNWGFVSKNEQIDVLKRLQTFGFKIFKRKANPVSKVFLKRFCREITTCNVLSLINLEFERRKCQI, from the exons atgatttattatcAAAGGTTTTCATGGATTGGAGCTTTATTAATCTCGTTTTTATTCATTCTTTACATCATATTCTCGTCGGTCTTACTGCAGGAGCAATCTCAAGAAAGTTTATCATTTACAGCAACTAATAATATTTCACTACAActaagaagaaatgaaaaatcaaGGATATTAAATTCAAAGAGGAAACCGATTGGTAAATGCGAG gtGATCAAAGGATATCTACCGTTACCTGATAGTACCGCTTTTGTTGATGAGAGTATACTCAATGAATATTTCAA CTATGTAGATAATGAAGAGGGTGTATGCCATAAACAAAAGGTATGTGGTTCAGAAGGTGAATCTGGATATGCTGTATGTGAAGATCAGAAATACAAGCCTGACGTCCCATGCACAGTTTATTCATTTGG CTCAAGGTTTCAATTTGATTTCGAAGTCGACGTTATAAAGAACTACATCTGTGAAGTTCACACATTTGATCCTAg TCAACCTTTAAGAAAAGGAATTAAAGTCCCACCGGGTGTTCATTTCCATCTAATTGGGATAGCCGATAAAGATTTTACTAATGATGATGGTTGGGAAATGCAGACTCTATCAACCATAATGAGAAAACTAGGACACTCACGT aAAACAATCGATATCCTGAAGATAGATATAGAAGGATGGGAATGGAAAGTTCTTCCGGACATACTGTTTTCTCGACAGTTTGAGTGTGTGAAACAACTTGCCATAGAAGTTCATTTTGGACTACAGATTAACAAGACAACAGGATTTAAAACATTCTCTCGAAATAACTGGGGTTTCGTTTCAAAAAACGAACAAATAGATGTCCTTAAAAGATTGCAGACATTTGGCTTTAAGATATTCAAAAGAAAAGCGAACCCTGTATCGAAGgtctttttaaaaagattttgtaGAGAGATAACAACTTGTAACGTTTTATCATTAATAAACCTCGAATTTGAACGTAGGAAATGTCAAATTTAG